The genomic window GTCATCGGTGCCTCCAACCGGTTCGCCCATGCCGCCACGCTGGCGATCGCCGAAGCACCCGCTCGTGCTTACAACCCGCTGTTCATCTGGGGCGAGTCCGGGCTGGGCAAGACCCACCTGTTGCACGCGGCCGGAAATTACGCACAACGGCTGTTCCCCGGGATGCGGGTCAAATACGTCTCCACCGAAGAATTCACCAACGACTTCATCAACTCGTTGCGCGATGACCGCAAGGTCGCCTTCAAGCGCAGTTACCGCGACGTCGACGTGCTGCTCGTGGATGACATTCAGTTCATCGAAGGCAAGGAAGGCATCCAAGAGGAGTTCTTCCACACCTTCAATACGTTGCACAACGCCAACAAGCAGATCGTGATCTCCTCCGATCGGCCACCCAAACAACTCGCGACTTTGGAAGATCGGCTGCGGACTCGGTTCGAGTGGGGGCTGATCACCGATGTGCAGCCTCCCGAGCTGGAAACCCGCATCGCCATCTTGCGCAAGAAAGCACAAGTCGAGCGGCTGGCGGTGCCCGGTGATGTCCTCGAGCTCATCGCCAGCAGCATCGAACGCAACATCCGTGAACTCGAGGGCGCCCTCATCCGGGTGACCGCGTTCGCCTCACTGAACAAGACGCCGATCGACAAGGCGTTGGCAGAGATCGTGCTGCGGGACCTGATCGCCGATGCCAGCACCATGCAGATCAGCGCGGCGACCATCATGGCCGCCACCGCCGAATACTTCGACACCACGGTCGAAGAGCTACGCGGCCCGGGCAAGACCCGCGCGCTGGCTCAATCCCGGCAAATCGCAATGTATTTGTGCCGCGAGCTCACTGACCTCTCGCTGCCCAAGATCGGCCAGGCGTTCGGCCGAGACCACACCACGGTCATGTATGCCCAGCGCAAGATCTTGTCGGAAATGGCCGAGCGCCGCGAAGTCTTCGATCACGTCAAAGAGCTCACGACGCGCATCCGGCAGCGCTCCAAGCGCTGACACCGCGACTTTTTCGCAACTTCGGGCAAAAAACTTCTCTACCCTTCGTCACACCTGCCACAGGCCAGCCATGTGCGCAGCCTGTGCACAACGATCACAAACTCCCGTGCATCACTGGGCCTGCGGTGCACACCGGTGCGCCATCCCCAAAAGGCCAACAGTGCTCCCACAGGTGATCAGCTTGTCATCCACAACCCGGTTGGTCTCCGAGCAGCGGTAAGACCCCGCTGTCCCCAGATTGCACACCCCTTAATACTGTTATTGAGATCTCTACGTCATTTCTTCTTTGAAGAACACCGCTGGGGACATCGCCTGCACAGGCACTCAGAAGACCTGCTCGGCCTGGGTTTGTCACCCTCACCGTTTAGCTTTCAAGATGGCGCTCGAAGATCTACGGTTGTTGTTCGACCACCGTTGCGGTCGTCGTGGCGGATGACACGCCACCGGCGTTCGTGGCGGTGAGCCCTCGGGCCGGCGGGCAGCTGGCCGGGAATTGAACTTAGGTGAAGGGACGCAATGGACGCGGCTACGACACGCAGTCTCACCGACTTGAAGTTTCGGTTGGTTCGGGAGTCCTTCGCCGAAGCGGTGTCATGGGTGGCGAGGAATCTCCCCAGCCGGCCCGCGGTGCCCGTGCTCTCCGGTGTATTGCTGACCGGGTCCGACGACGGCCTGACGATCTCCGGATTCGACTACGAGGTGTCCGCCGAAGTTCAGGTCCCAGCTGAAGTCGCTTCTCCGGGAAGCGTTTTGGTATCCGGTCGGCTGTTGTCCGACATCACTCGGGCGCTGCCGAACAAACCGGTGGATTTCTACGTCGACGGCAACCGGGTCGCGCTGACCTGCGGCAGTGCCAGGTTCTCCTTGCCGACGATGGCGGTCGAGGATTACCCGACGCTGCCGACCCTGCCCGACGACACCGGGACGTTGCCCGCCGATCTGTTCGCCGAGGCGATCGGTCAGGTCGCCATCGCCGCCGGTCGCGATGACACGCTGCCCATGCTGACCGGTATCAGGGTCGAAATCTCTGGGGATACCGTGGTTTTGGCCGCGACCGACCGTTTCCGGTTGGCGGTTCGCGAGTTGACCTGGTCGGCGTTGTCACCCGACATCCAGGCCGCTGTGCTGGTGCCGGCGAAAACCCTCTCCGAGGCTGCGAAGGCCGGCACGGACGGTTCAGACGTGCGGTTGTCGTTGGGCGCCGGGCAGGGAGTCGGGAAAGACGGGCTGCTGGGCATCAGCGGCAACGGCAAGCGCAGCACCACGCGACTGCTCGATGCGGAATTCCCCAAGTTCCGGCAGTTGTTGCCGGCCGAGCACAGCGCGGTGGCCACCATCAATGTGGCCGAGTTGACCGAAGCGATCAAGCTGGTGGCTCTGGTGGCCGACCGAGGCGCCCAGGTGCGAATGGAATTCGCCGACGGAATGCTGCGACTGTCGGCCGGCGCCGATGACGTGGGACGAGCCGAAGAAGATCTTGCGGTCGACTTCGCCGGTGAACCGCTGACGATTGCGTTCAACCCGACTTACCTGACCGACGGCCTGGGATCGTTGCACTCCGAGCGGGTGTCGTTCGGATTCACCACTCCGGGTAAGCCCGCGCTGCTGCGCCCGGCGTCAGCCGACGACGAAGTTCCCACCGGAAGCGGTCCGTTCCCCGCGGTGCCGACCGATTATGTGTATCTGTTGATGCCCGTCCGGTTGCCGGGTTGATGACCAGGGCGCCCGCGTAGGTGTACGTCCGGCATTTGGGACTGCGTGATTTCCGGTCCTGGGCCCACGCCGACCTCGAATTACTTCCGGGCCGGACGGTGTTCGTCGGGCGTAATGGCTTCGGAAAGACCAATCTCGTTGAAGCCCTGTGGTATTCGAGCACTTTGGGCTCACACCGGGTGGGTACCGACGCGCCCCTGATCCGGGCGGGGGCCGACCGCGCGGTCATTTCGACGATCGTCGTCAACGAAGGCCGCGAACTCGCGGTCGATCTCGAGGTCGCCGCCGGGCGCGCCAACAAAGGGCGGCTGAATCGGTCGCCCGTCCGCAGCACCCGCGAAGTGGTCGGCGTGCTGCGCGCGGTGTTGTTCGCGCCAGAAGATCTGGCCCTGGTGCGCGGTGACCCCGCCGACCGGCGCCGCTATCTGGATGATCTGGCCACGGTGCGCCGGCCCGCGATCGCCGGGGTTCGCGCCGACTACGACAAGGTCTTGCGCCAACGCACCGCGCTGCTGAAGTCGTTGTCGGGAGCCAGATTTCGCGGCGACCAAGCCGCTCTGGACACCCTCGACGTGTGGGACGGCAGGCTGGCAGAGCACGGCGCTGAGTTGATGGCCGCCCGAATGAACCTGGTCAACCAGTTGGCACCCGAAGTGGAAAAGGCCTACCAATTGTTGGCCCCGGAGTCCCGGGCGGCGTCGATCGGCTACCGCGCCAGCATCGATGCCATAGCCCCCGGCACCACCGAGGGAGGTGACCGGGATTTTCTGGAAACGGCGCTGCTGGCCGCGCTCGCGGCGCGGCGGGACGCCGAACTGGAACGCGGCGTGTGTCTGGTCGGTCCGCACCGCGACGACCTGGAGTTGAGGCTGGGCGACCAGCCGGCGAAAGGCTTTGCCAGCCATGGGGAATCGTGGTCGATGGCGGTCGCGCTGCGGTTGGCGTCCTATGAATTGCTGCGCGGTGACGGCAGCGAACCGGTGCTACTGCTCGACGACGTGTTCGCCGAACTGGATAACCGCCGTCGGCAGGCGCTGGCCGCCGTGGCGCAGTCCGCCGAACAGGTGCTGGTGACCGCGGCCGTGCCGGAAGACATCCCCGAGGGCTGGGACGCCCGTCGGGTGCACATCGATCTGCGCGACGGCGACAGTGGGCGAATATCGGTGGTGGTGGACCCATGACCAGTGACGACGACCGAATAGACGAGGCCGACGCCGGTCGTGGCGGACCACCCGCCGACCTACGCGGAATCGACCTGGTCCGTCGCACCCTGGAAGAGGCCCGCGCCGCGGCGCGCGCCCGCGGACAAGATGCCGGTCGCGGTCGTTCCGCCCCGATGGCGCCCCGCCGGGTCAATGGGCAGCGGCGCAGCTGGTCAGGGCCGGGCCCCGACCTGCGTGATCCCCAACCCCTGGGCCGGGTGGCGCGCGACCTAGCAAAAAAGCGCGGTTGGTCGACGCACGTCGCCGAGGGCACCGTGCTGGGTCAGTGGGCCACGGTGGTGGGCCACCAGATCGCCGACCATGCCAGCCCCACGGCGTTGACCGACGGTGTGCTCAGTGTGACGGCCGAGTCGACAGCGTGGGCCACCCAACTGCGGATCATGCAGGCTCAATTGCTGGCCAAGATCGCCGCGGCCGTCGGCAACGGTGTCGTGACATCGCTGAAGATCACCGGGCCGGTGCGGCCGTCGTGGCGAAAAGGACCCCGCCACATTTCCGGCCGCGGCCCGCGCGACACCTACGGATAACGCCCCCAACACCGGCGGAAGACGGCCCCGGCGCACAACGGCTCAGAGCCGCCAGAACGACACGGACCCGCATCTCCGACGTCAGGACGCGCCCTGAGCGAAGATATCGAGCGCACGGCGCGATCAGATGGGCAGAAACGCGCCCAGAGAATCGGTGCAGACGCCCAATCACGGTAGGATGGTCAAGTGCGACCACTGCGGTGACTAGACCGCTCGCACTCAAACCCCAAGGAGAGCACTCGGACGTGGCTGCCAAGAAGAAGGCCCAAGAGGAATACGGCGCTGCATCCATCACCATTCTCGAAGGGTTGGAGGCCGTCCGCAAACGCCCGGGCATGTACATCGGCTCCACCGGCGAGCGTGGCTTGCACCACCTCATCTGGGAGGTGGTCGACAACTCGGTGGACGAGGCGATGGCCGGCTACGCCAACAAGGTGGATGTGCGGCTACTCGACGACGGCGGCGTGGAGGTCGCGGACAACGGCCGCGGCATCCCGGTCGCCATGCACGCCACCGGCGTCCCCACCGTCGACGTGGTGATGACCCAACTGCACGCCGGCGGCAAGTTCGGCGGCGAGAACAGCGGCTACAACGTCAGCGGCGGCTTGCACGGTGTCGGTGTCTCCGTGGTCAATGCCCTGTCGAGCCGGCTGGAGGTCGACATCTCTCGGGACGGCTACGAGTGGTCGCAGTTCTACGACCGCGCCGTACCGGGAACCCTCAAGCAGGGCGAGGCCACCAAGAAGACCGGCACCACCATCCGGTTCTGGGCCGACCCCGACGTCTTCGAAACCACCGAATACGACTTCGAAACGGTGGCGCGCCGATTGCAGGAGATGGCGTTCCTGAACAAAGGTCTGACGATCAACCTCACCGACGAGCGGGTGACTAAAGAGGAAATCGTCGACGAGGTGGTCAGCGATACGGCCGAAGCACCCAAGTCCGCAGAGGAGAAGGCGGCCGAATCAGCGGCGCCACAGAAGGTCAAACATCGCACCTTCCACTACCCCGGCGGGTTGGTGGACTACGTCAAGCACATCAACCGGACCAAGAATCCCATCCACAGCACCATCGTCGACTTCTCCGGCAAGGGCCCGGGGCACGAAGTCGAGATCGCAATGCAGTGGAACGCAGGATATTCCGAGTCGGTGCACACCTTCGCCAACACCATCAACACCCACGAGGGCGGCACCCACGAAGAAGGGTTCCGCAGCGCGCTGACGTCCGTGGTGAACAAATACGCCAAAGACAAGAAGCTGCTGAAAGACAAGGACCCCAACCTCACCGGGGACGACATCCGCGAGGGCCTGGCGGCCGTCATCTCGGTGAAGGTCAGCGAGCCGCAGTTCGAGGGCCAGACCAAGACCAAGCTGGGCAACACCGAGGTCAAGTCATTCGTGCAGCGGGTGTGCAACGAGCAGCTGACGCACTGGTTCGAGGCCAATCCTGCCGACGCCAAAACCGTTGTCAACAAGGCGGTCTCGTCGGCGCAGGCGCGCATCGCCGCCCGCAAGGCGCGAGAGTTGGTGCGGCGCAAGAGCGCCACCGATCTGGGCGGGTTGCCCGGCAAGCTGGCCGACTGCCGCTCGACCGACCCGCGCAAGTCCGAATTGTATGTGGTGGAAGGCGACTCGGCCGGCGGCTCGGCCAAGAGCGGCCGCGATTCGATGTTCCAGGCGATCCTTCCGCTGCGCGGCAAGATCATCAACGTCGAGAAGGCCCGCATCGACCGGGTGCTGAAAAACACTGAGGTGCAGGCGATCATCACCGCCCTGGGCACCGGTATCCACGACGAGTTCGACATCTCCAAGCTGCGGTATCACAAGATCGTGCTGATGGCCGACGCCGATGTTGACGGCCAGCACATCTCGACGCTGTTGTTGACGTTGTTGTTCCGGTTCATGCGTCCGCTCATCGAGCACGGACACGTGTTCTTGGCGCAGCCCCCGCTGTACAAGCTGAAGTGGCAGCGCAGCGAGCCGGAGTTCGCCTATTCCGACCGCGAGCGCGACGGTCTGCTGGAGGCGGGGCTGAAGTCCGGCAAGAAGATCAACAAGGAAGACGGCATCCAGCGGTACAAGGGTCTGGGCGAGATGGACGCCAAGGAATTGTGGGAAACCACGATGGACCCGACGGTGCGGGTGCTGCGCCAAGTCACGCTGGATGATGCCGCGGCCGCCGACGAGTTGTTCTCCATCCTGATGGGCGAGGACGTCGACGCGCGCCGCAGCTTCATCACTCGCAACGCCAAAGACGTTCGCTTCCTTGACGTCTGACGTCTGACCCCCGCAGGCGCTCGAACCTAAAACGAGGATTACATGACTGACACCACGCTGCCACCGGGTGACGAGGCCGGCGACCGGATCGAACCGGTTGACATTCAGCAGGAGATGCAGCGCAGCTACATCGATTACGCGATGAGCGTGATCGTGGGTCGTGCGTTGCCCGAAGTGCGCGACGGCCTCAAGCCGGTGCACCGCCGGGTGCTGTATGCGATGTATGACTCCGGCTTCCGCCCGGACCGCAGCCACGCCAAGTCGGCGCGATCGGTCGCCGAGACGATGGGCAACTACCACCCCCACGGTGACGCGTCGATCTACGACACGTTGGTGCGCATGGCCCAGCCGTGGTCGCTGCGCTACCCATTGGTCGACGGGCAGGGCAACTTCGGTTCGCCGGGCAATGACCCGCCAGCCGCCATGAGGTACTGCGTCACCGGAGATGCGTTGGTGGCACTTCCTGATGGCCGCTCGATCCGTATCTCGGATGTAGCACCGGGCGCTAACTCGAATAGCGACAACGTCATTGAGCTTAAGGTGCTTGACCGGCACGGCGCGCCCGTCCTGGCAGATCGCCTGTTCCATTCGGGTGAGCACGCGACGTTCCGAGTTCGGACGGTGGACGGTCATGAAGTAACCGGCACGGCGAACCACCCATTGCTATGCCTGGTGAATCTTGCCGGTGTGCCAACGCTTCTCTGGAAGCTCATTCAGGAAATTCGACCGGGCGACTATGTTGTCATGAGCACCCAGCGTGGGGCTTATGCATGCGACCCGCCGATAAGGACGTGCATAAGGCCCACGGTCGACGAGGTACCCGGCCTTCAAGAATTTCTCACCGTCCACGGCAATGATGCGGACGCGGTCGCCATCGCAACCGAGCTCACCGACGGGCGCTTCTATTACGCACGCGTCGCCTCAGTGACCCCGGCCGGCGTGCAGCCGGTCTACAGCCTGCGAGTCGACACGGACGATCACGCCTTCCTGACCAACGGATTCGTCAGTCACAACACCGAAGCGCGCCTGACTCCGCTGGCGATGGAAATGCTGCGCGAAATCGACGAGGAGACAGTCGATTTCATCCCCAACTATGACGGCCGGGTGCAGGAGCCGACCGTACTGCCCAGCCGGTTCCCCAACCTGCTGGCCAACGGCTCCGGCGGTATCGCGGTCGGCATGGCCACCAACATCCCGCCGCACAACCTGCGGGAACTGGCCGAGGCGGTCTTCTGGTGCCTGGAAAACCACGAGGCCGACGAAGAGGCGACACTGGCCGCCTGCATGGAGCGGGTCAAGGGCCCCGACTTCCCCACCGCCGGACTGATCGTCGGATCCCAGGGCATCGCCGACGCTTACAAGACCGGCCGCGGCTCCATCCGCATGCGCGGAGTCGTTGAGGTAGAAGAGGATTCACGCGGCCGCACCTCGCTGGTCATCACCGAGCTGCCGTATCAGGTCAATCACGACAACTTCATCACCTCGATTGCCGAACAGGTCCGCGACGGCAAGCTCGCCGGCATCTCCAACGTCGAAGACCAGGGCAGCGACCGGGTCGGCGTGCGCATCGTGGTGGAGATCAAACGCGACGCCGTGGCCAAGGTGGTGCTCAACAACCTCTACAAGCACACCCAGCTGCAAACCAGCTTCGGCGCCAACATGCTCTCCATCGTCGACGGGGTGCCGCGCACGCTGCGCCTCGACCAGATGATTCGCCTGTACGTCGAACACCAACTCGACGTCATCGTGCGGCGCACCACTTATCGGTTGCGCAAGGCCAACGAACGCGCCCACATTCTGCGTGGTTTGGTCAAAGCGCTGGACGCGCTGGACGAGGTCATCGCGTTGATCCGCGCCTCGGAAACCGTCGAGATCGCCCGCAACGGGCTGATCGAGCTGCTGGACATCGACGAAATCCAGGCCCAGGCGATCCTCGACATGCAGTTGCGGCGACTGGCGGCCCTCGAGCGTCAGCGCATCGTCGACGATCTGGCCAAGATCGAGGCCGAGATCGCCGACCTGGAAGACATCCTGGCCAAGCCCGAACGCCAACGCGGCATCGTGCGTGACGAACTGGCTGAGATCGTCGACAAGCACGGCGACGACCGTCGCACCCGGATCATCGCGGCCGACGGCGATGTCAACGACGAGGACCTGATCGCCCGCGAGGACGTCGTCGTCACCATCACCGAAACCGGCTACGCCAAGCGCACCAAGACCGACCTCTACCGCAGCCAGAAGCGCGGCGGCAAGGGCGTGCAGGGCGCCGGGCTCAAGCAGGACGATATCGTCCGGCACTTCTTCGTCTCCTCGACCCACGACTGGATCCTGTTCTTCACCACCCAGGGCCGGGTCTACCGGGCGAAGGCCTACGAACTGCCGGAGGCCTCCCGCACCGCGCGCGGCCAGCACGTCGCCAACCTGCTGGCGTTCCAGCCCGAGGAGCGCATCGCGCAGGTCATCCAGATACGCGGTTACGAGGACGCCCCGTACCTGGTGTTGGCCACCCGCAACGGGCTGGTCAAGAAGACCAAGCTGACCGATTTCGACTCGAACCGCTCGGGCGGAATCGTCGCGATCAACCTGCGCGACAACGACGAACTGGTCGGTGCGGTGTTGTGCTCGTCCGACGA from Mycobacterium kubicae includes these protein-coding regions:
- the dnaN gene encoding DNA polymerase III subunit beta; amino-acid sequence: MDAATTRSLTDLKFRLVRESFAEAVSWVARNLPSRPAVPVLSGVLLTGSDDGLTISGFDYEVSAEVQVPAEVASPGSVLVSGRLLSDITRALPNKPVDFYVDGNRVALTCGSARFSLPTMAVEDYPTLPTLPDDTGTLPADLFAEAIGQVAIAAGRDDTLPMLTGIRVEISGDTVVLAATDRFRLAVRELTWSALSPDIQAAVLVPAKTLSEAAKAGTDGSDVRLSLGAGQGVGKDGLLGISGNGKRSTTRLLDAEFPKFRQLLPAEHSAVATINVAELTEAIKLVALVADRGAQVRMEFADGMLRLSAGADDVGRAEEDLAVDFAGEPLTIAFNPTYLTDGLGSLHSERVSFGFTTPGKPALLRPASADDEVPTGSGPFPAVPTDYVYLLMPVRLPG
- the recF gene encoding DNA replication/repair protein RecF (All proteins in this family for which functions are known are DNA-binding proteins that assist the filamentation of RecA onto DNA for the initiation of recombination or recombinational repair.) — encoded protein: MYVRHLGLRDFRSWAHADLELLPGRTVFVGRNGFGKTNLVEALWYSSTLGSHRVGTDAPLIRAGADRAVISTIVVNEGRELAVDLEVAAGRANKGRLNRSPVRSTREVVGVLRAVLFAPEDLALVRGDPADRRRYLDDLATVRRPAIAGVRADYDKVLRQRTALLKSLSGARFRGDQAALDTLDVWDGRLAEHGAELMAARMNLVNQLAPEVEKAYQLLAPESRAASIGYRASIDAIAPGTTEGGDRDFLETALLAALAARRDAELERGVCLVGPHRDDLELRLGDQPAKGFASHGESWSMAVALRLASYELLRGDGSEPVLLLDDVFAELDNRRRQALAAVAQSAEQVLVTAAVPEDIPEGWDARRVHIDLRDGDSGRISVVVDP
- a CDS encoding DUF721 family protein, whose amino-acid sequence is MTSDDDRIDEADAGRGGPPADLRGIDLVRRTLEEARAAARARGQDAGRGRSAPMAPRRVNGQRRSWSGPGPDLRDPQPLGRVARDLAKKRGWSTHVAEGTVLGQWATVVGHQIADHASPTALTDGVLSVTAESTAWATQLRIMQAQLLAKIAAAVGNGVVTSLKITGPVRPSWRKGPRHISGRGPRDTYG
- the gyrB gene encoding DNA topoisomerase (ATP-hydrolyzing) subunit B; this encodes MAAKKKAQEEYGAASITILEGLEAVRKRPGMYIGSTGERGLHHLIWEVVDNSVDEAMAGYANKVDVRLLDDGGVEVADNGRGIPVAMHATGVPTVDVVMTQLHAGGKFGGENSGYNVSGGLHGVGVSVVNALSSRLEVDISRDGYEWSQFYDRAVPGTLKQGEATKKTGTTIRFWADPDVFETTEYDFETVARRLQEMAFLNKGLTINLTDERVTKEEIVDEVVSDTAEAPKSAEEKAAESAAPQKVKHRTFHYPGGLVDYVKHINRTKNPIHSTIVDFSGKGPGHEVEIAMQWNAGYSESVHTFANTINTHEGGTHEEGFRSALTSVVNKYAKDKKLLKDKDPNLTGDDIREGLAAVISVKVSEPQFEGQTKTKLGNTEVKSFVQRVCNEQLTHWFEANPADAKTVVNKAVSSAQARIAARKARELVRRKSATDLGGLPGKLADCRSTDPRKSELYVVEGDSAGGSAKSGRDSMFQAILPLRGKIINVEKARIDRVLKNTEVQAIITALGTGIHDEFDISKLRYHKIVLMADADVDGQHISTLLLTLLFRFMRPLIEHGHVFLAQPPLYKLKWQRSEPEFAYSDRERDGLLEAGLKSGKKINKEDGIQRYKGLGEMDAKELWETTMDPTVRVLRQVTLDDAAAADELFSILMGEDVDARRSFITRNAKDVRFLDV
- the gyrA gene encoding intein-containing DNA gyrase subunit A, translating into MTDTTLPPGDEAGDRIEPVDIQQEMQRSYIDYAMSVIVGRALPEVRDGLKPVHRRVLYAMYDSGFRPDRSHAKSARSVAETMGNYHPHGDASIYDTLVRMAQPWSLRYPLVDGQGNFGSPGNDPPAAMRYCVTGDALVALPDGRSIRISDVAPGANSNSDNVIELKVLDRHGAPVLADRLFHSGEHATFRVRTVDGHEVTGTANHPLLCLVNLAGVPTLLWKLIQEIRPGDYVVMSTQRGAYACDPPIRTCIRPTVDEVPGLQEFLTVHGNDADAVAIATELTDGRFYYARVASVTPAGVQPVYSLRVDTDDHAFLTNGFVSHNTEARLTPLAMEMLREIDEETVDFIPNYDGRVQEPTVLPSRFPNLLANGSGGIAVGMATNIPPHNLRELAEAVFWCLENHEADEEATLAACMERVKGPDFPTAGLIVGSQGIADAYKTGRGSIRMRGVVEVEEDSRGRTSLVITELPYQVNHDNFITSIAEQVRDGKLAGISNVEDQGSDRVGVRIVVEIKRDAVAKVVLNNLYKHTQLQTSFGANMLSIVDGVPRTLRLDQMIRLYVEHQLDVIVRRTTYRLRKANERAHILRGLVKALDALDEVIALIRASETVEIARNGLIELLDIDEIQAQAILDMQLRRLAALERQRIVDDLAKIEAEIADLEDILAKPERQRGIVRDELAEIVDKHGDDRRTRIIAADGDVNDEDLIAREDVVVTITETGYAKRTKTDLYRSQKRGGKGVQGAGLKQDDIVRHFFVSSTHDWILFFTTQGRVYRAKAYELPEASRTARGQHVANLLAFQPEERIAQVIQIRGYEDAPYLVLATRNGLVKKTKLTDFDSNRSGGIVAINLRDNDELVGAVLCSSDDDLLLVSANGQSIRFSATDEALRPMGRATSGVQGMRFNADDYLLSLNVIREDTYLLVATSGGYAKRTAIEEYPVQGRGGKGVLTVMFDRRRGKLVGALIVDDDSELYAITSGGGVIRTAARQVRKAGRQTKGVRLMNLGEGDTLLAIARNAEANAEEAVGDGEEPATS